The following proteins are encoded in a genomic region of Hippoglossus hippoglossus isolate fHipHip1 chromosome 3, fHipHip1.pri, whole genome shotgun sequence:
- the dut gene encoding deoxyuridine 5'-triphosphate nucleotidohydrolase, mitochondrial isoform X2, translating to MMTLRVLRLLRSPLPDAAPRFSGRTFHLQTLRPNKEGTDACAVSPSKKTRLDTKPAGDRPVLRFAKLSEHATTPTRGSTKAAGYDLYSAYDYTVGAMDKAIVKTDIQIAVPHGCYGRVAPRSGLAAKHFIDVGAGVVDEDYRGNVGVVLFNFSKDKFEVKKGDRVAQLVCERICYPDLIEQKVRNCI from the exons ATGATGACGCTGCGGGTTCTGCGGCTGCTTCGCTCCCCGCTCCCTGACGCCGCTCCTCGGTTCTCAGGACGAACCTTTCACCTTCAGACGCTGCGTCCGAACAAAG AAGGAACAGACGCTTGTGCAGTTTCTCCCTCCAAGAAGACGAGGCTGGACACGAAGCCTGCAGGAGACAGACCCGTCCTCAGGTTCGCTAAACTGTCCGAACACGCCACGACCCCGACGAGAGGCTCGACCAAGGCTGCAGGATACGATCTCTACAG TGCATACGATTACACCGTCGGTGCCATGGACAAGGCCATCGTGAAGACGGACATCCAGATCGCAGTGCCACACGGCTGCTATGGCAGAGTGG CACCGAGATCTGGCCTGGCAGCGAAACACTTCATCGATGTTGgtg CTGGAGTCGTGGATGAAGACTACAGAGGAAATGTAGGAGTTGTGCTCTTCAACTTCAGCAAGGACAAGTTTGAAG tGAAAAAGGGCGACCGAGTTGCTCAGCTGGTGTGTGAGAGGATCTGTTACCCAGATCTGATCGAGCAAAAGGTAagaaactgtatataa
- the dut gene encoding deoxyuridine 5'-triphosphate nucleotidohydrolase, mitochondrial isoform X1 produces the protein MMTLRVLRLLRSPLPDAAPRFSGRTFHLQTLRPNKEGTDACAVSPSKKTRLDTKPAGDRPVLRFAKLSEHATTPTRGSTKAAGYDLYSAYDYTVGAMDKAIVKTDIQIAVPHGCYGRVAPRSGLAAKHFIDVGAGVVDEDYRGNVGVVLFNFSKDKFEVKKGDRVAQLVCERICYPDLIEQKTLDETERGAGGFGSTGRN, from the exons ATGATGACGCTGCGGGTTCTGCGGCTGCTTCGCTCCCCGCTCCCTGACGCCGCTCCTCGGTTCTCAGGACGAACCTTTCACCTTCAGACGCTGCGTCCGAACAAAG AAGGAACAGACGCTTGTGCAGTTTCTCCCTCCAAGAAGACGAGGCTGGACACGAAGCCTGCAGGAGACAGACCCGTCCTCAGGTTCGCTAAACTGTCCGAACACGCCACGACCCCGACGAGAGGCTCGACCAAGGCTGCAGGATACGATCTCTACAG TGCATACGATTACACCGTCGGTGCCATGGACAAGGCCATCGTGAAGACGGACATCCAGATCGCAGTGCCACACGGCTGCTATGGCAGAGTGG CACCGAGATCTGGCCTGGCAGCGAAACACTTCATCGATGTTGgtg CTGGAGTCGTGGATGAAGACTACAGAGGAAATGTAGGAGTTGTGCTCTTCAACTTCAGCAAGGACAAGTTTGAAG tGAAAAAGGGCGACCGAGTTGCTCAGCTGGTGTGTGAGAGGATCTGTTACCCAGATCTGATCGAGCAAAAG ACGCTCGATGAGACGGAGCGCGGGGCCGGAGGCTTCGGGTCGACTGGACGCAACTGA
- the dut gene encoding deoxyuridine 5'-triphosphate nucleotidohydrolase, mitochondrial isoform X3 yields MQGTDACAVSPSKKTRLDTKPAGDRPVLRFAKLSEHATTPTRGSTKAAGYDLYSAYDYTVGAMDKAIVKTDIQIAVPHGCYGRVAPRSGLAAKHFIDVGAGVVDEDYRGNVGVVLFNFSKDKFEVKKGDRVAQLVCERICYPDLIEQKTLDETERGAGGFGSTGRN; encoded by the exons aTGC AAGGAACAGACGCTTGTGCAGTTTCTCCCTCCAAGAAGACGAGGCTGGACACGAAGCCTGCAGGAGACAGACCCGTCCTCAGGTTCGCTAAACTGTCCGAACACGCCACGACCCCGACGAGAGGCTCGACCAAGGCTGCAGGATACGATCTCTACAG TGCATACGATTACACCGTCGGTGCCATGGACAAGGCCATCGTGAAGACGGACATCCAGATCGCAGTGCCACACGGCTGCTATGGCAGAGTGG CACCGAGATCTGGCCTGGCAGCGAAACACTTCATCGATGTTGgtg CTGGAGTCGTGGATGAAGACTACAGAGGAAATGTAGGAGTTGTGCTCTTCAACTTCAGCAAGGACAAGTTTGAAG tGAAAAAGGGCGACCGAGTTGCTCAGCTGGTGTGTGAGAGGATCTGTTACCCAGATCTGATCGAGCAAAAG ACGCTCGATGAGACGGAGCGCGGGGCCGGAGGCTTCGGGTCGACTGGACGCAACTGA